The Brassica napus cultivar Da-Ae chromosome C7, Da-Ae, whole genome shotgun sequence genome has a segment encoding these proteins:
- the LOC125590280 gene encoding uncharacterized protein LOC125590280, with protein MKTPRSSYVCETSLVMVLTIFLLFILGQASAVGVLNNMICFNGVPYACPDKCDIKCKENGFNGGICVTGSLKVAQCCCDKRLTPSILSYMVKPPPSILSYPVKPPPSILSYPVKPPPSILSYPVKPPPIMINIES; from the exons ATGAAAACCCCAAGATCTTCATACGTTTGTGAAACGTCTCTCGTGATGGTGTTAACCATATTCTTGCTCTTCATTTTAG GACAAGCAAGTGCAGTGGGTGTTCTCAACAACATGATATGTTTTAATGGAGTACCGTACGCGTGTCCTGACAAGTGCGATATAAAGTGTAAAGAGAATGGTTTTAATGGAGGGATATGTGTAACTGGAAGTCTCAAAGTTGCGCAATGTTGTTGCGATAAAAGGCTTACGCCATCGATATTGTCTTATATGGTTAAGCCTCCCCCATCGATATTGTCTTATCCCGTTAAACCTCCTCCATCGATATTGTCTTATCCTGTTAAGCCTCCCCCATCAATATTGTCTTATCCTGTTAAACCTCCCCCCATCATGATTAATATTGAATCATAA